The Sulfitobacter geojensis DNA window CAAGGCCGACATCGGTGCCTATTTCGCCGTGCACAAAGGCATGTCCGATGTGGATGACGCGTCCAATGCAATGGCTTTGTTTGACGGCAGCCAGGGCAGTATTCAGGATGCGATCAGTGCGATCAACGGCCACTATGCCGATGCGCTTAGCACTGGCAGCGGTGATTTCCTGATGCCACTTGTCGGCGTGCTGGACGATCCGTTTACGGGGTAACCCTCAAGAAACGAAGGCATCAGTGTCTTGCAGGCGGGACAGTATAGTCATGTTCACCGAGAACCGATCCCATCGTCACGTCCTTTCGGCCAAGAACTATATTACATAACTAACCTTACAGGTCTCTTCATCCACGCACCCCGTTCGTCGTGCTGCAACTGGTTCTTGCCACGGGTAGAGGCAGTAATTGTCAGCAATTGTTTAGGTTTCGAACGGGGTGTGTGACAGCCTCAGCTGAGGCGATTTATAGCTGCGCTTAAAACGGGCGTTAATTGCAGATGGTTGAGCTTCCGACGTTTGTGCAGGTCGTAGTGGTACCTCCACCATTTCCATCCGTTGTTGTCGTGATGTATGTGCCAGAGCCGACTTTGGTCGTAATAGAGCCCGCCATTGCTCCGCCAGCGACTAAAAGGCCGAAAATAAAGCTTACAGTGATAGTTTTCATCAGGAACTCCATAAGTAGCGTAATTGCTGCGGCCGTTCGATCAGAATTTAATGTCCTCAATGAGGTCGCCTAAAGACTTTTGTAAGTGCGTTCAAAAACTACTGATTGTTAAACTGCTACTTCAAAGTAGCATAATAGCAATCACCCGTAACTCTGCCGCTGTGCCCCATACATACCGGCATAAAGCCCCGCCATCTCCATCAGCTCGGCATGGGTGCCCTGTTCCACAATGCGCCCTTCGTCCAGCACATAGATGACATCGGCATGGGTCACGGCAGACAAGCGGTGCGCGACGATGATGGTGGTCTTACCGTCTGACAGCGTGTTGAGCGCCGCCTTCACCTTATCCTCGGTGCGTTGGTCTAGGGCACTTGTCGCCTCGTCCAGCAACAGGATCGGGGCCGAGCGCAGGAAGGCCCGTGCAATCGCCACCCGCTGTTTCTGCCCGCCCGACAGCTGCGCGCCCTTGGGCCCCAGCGGCGCGTCGCCGCGTTCGCGGATCAACCCGTCAATGCCCACATGGGTGGCCGCGGCCCAGATCTCCTCTTCTGTGGCCTCGGGTTTCACATAGCGGATGTTTTCCCAGATCGAGGAGTTAAAGATCACAATGTCCTGCGCCACCACCGAAAACGACTGGCGCAACACAGGGATGCGCAATTGGTTCACCGGCGTGCCGCCAATGCTCACCTGCCCGCCCTGCACATCATAAAGCCGTGCCATCAGGCTTAGGATTGTGGTCTTGCCCGACCCCGTCGCGCCCACAATCGCGCTGACCTTGCCGCTTTCAAATGTCAGGCTCAGGTCCTGAAACAGCGGCGGTTTGTCGGTATATTGGAAATCCACACCTTCAAAAACGATATCGCCATGGGCATTGAATTCATCCACCGCATTCGGTGCATTGGTGATGCTGGGCACTTCGCGAAACAGACTGCGCACCCCGTCGAGGATTACCAGAGAGGCCTGCAGTTTCACAAAGAAATGCGCAACGCGGCGCGCCGGATCAAAGATCAGCGCCATGCCGATCATAAAGGCCACCACGGACGCCCCGTCCATATCGAACCCTTCGCTCAGCGCCATGTACCCCCCACCGCCGATGATCAGGATGAACACCAAAGCGGATAGGATATCGACCGT harbors:
- a CDS encoding ABC transporter ATP-binding protein; this translates as MSWNPFTKRASRPPLFSEQDRSNLSWFWHGYFKSKTPWLFAVLGMVMIQGLVYQQFISLTETGLRVIFEKGDIGGLIKVCFMVFGIFAMRALMSFLVPRVSIWLASDAVLRMRQDLIDHMMILDLSYFERTSSGDIILRLVNQAHDLSDFVGQTTVSAVRDVATVVIVSGYLIWKSPWLFLSTIIVMPFVPLMVRYVSNKIKHIQRSAENAMGAYMTGIEEMSNGMRTVKISNQEPVEKQRLFKATAEIKDLSIRLQSAQALMMPTVDILSALVFILIIGGGGYMALSEGFDMDGASVVAFMIGMALIFDPARRVAHFFVKLQASLVILDGVRSLFREVPSITNAPNAVDEFNAHGDIVFEGVDFQYTDKPPLFQDLSLTFESGKVSAIVGATGSGKTTILSLMARLYDVQGGQVSIGGTPVNQLRIPVLRQSFSVVAQDIVIFNSSIWENIRYVKPEATEEEIWAAATHVGIDGLIRERGDAPLGPKGAQLSGGQKQRVAIARAFLRSAPILLLDEATSALDQRTEDKVKAALNTLSDGKTTIIVAHRLSAVTHADVIYVLDEGRIVEQGTHAELMEMAGLYAGMYGAQRQSYG